One window of the Salvia splendens isolate huo1 chromosome 1, SspV2, whole genome shotgun sequence genome contains the following:
- the LOC121807925 gene encoding epoxide hydrolase A-like, with the protein MSKIEHKSVPVNGLQMHVAELGEGPVVLFIHGFPELWYSWRHQMQFVAAHGYRAVAPDMRGYGETTGAPLEEPSKFTVMHLVGDLIALLDAVAPSGDKVFVVGHDWGAYVAWHLAMYRPDRVRALVNLSVPFIPRNPAMDPVDSFRKLYGDDHYICRFQEPGDIEALFEKVGTKEVLKNVLSYRDSAPFFFPKGKGFIYSFDRAPWLTEQDLDYYVSKFEKTGFTGGVNYYRAFGLNCELNAPWSGARVTVPAKFITGEYDLVYHTHGTKDFIHGGGFKKFVPLLEDVVVLEGAAHFVNQERPDEINEHILAFIKQF; encoded by the exons ATGTCGAAAATCGAGCACAAATCGGTTCCCGTCAACGGGCTGCAGATGCACGTGGCGGAGCTGGGGGAGGGGCCGGTCGTCCTCTTCATTCACGGCTTCCCGGAGCTCTGGTACTCGTGGCGCCACCAGATGCAGTTCGTGGCGGCGCACGGCTACCGCGCAGTGGCGCCGGATATGCGGGGCTACGGTGAGACCACGGGCGCGCCGCTCGAGGAGCCGTCGAAGTTCACCGTAATGCACCTGGTGGGGGACCTGATCGCGCTGCTGGACGCGGTGGCGCCGAGTGGAGACAAGGTGTTTGTTGTTGGGCATGACTGGGGCGCATACGTGGCTTGGCACCTGGCCATGTACAGGCCCGACAGAGTCAGGGCTTTGGTCAATCTCAGCGTGCCGTTTATCCCCAGGAATCCTGCGATGGATCCCGTTGACTCGTTTCGGAAATTGTATGGTGATGATCACTACATCTGCAGGTTTCAG GAACCTGGTGATATAGAAGCTTTGTTTGAGAAGGTTGGCACCAAGGAGGTTCTCAAGAACGTGCTTTCATACCGCGATTCTGCTCCATTTTTCTTCCCTAAGGGCAAAGGATTTATCTACTCCTTTGATAGAGCACCTTGGTTAACGGAGCAGGATCTTGACTATTATGTCAGCAAATTCGAGAAGACTGGTTTCACCGGAGGAGTGAATTATTATCGCGCGTTTGGCTT AAACTGTGAACTGAACGCGCCGTGGTCTGGAGCCAGAGTAACGGTGCCAGCGAAGTTTATCACCGGGGAATACGACCTCGTCTATCACACTCACGGGACCAAAGATTTCATACACGGGGGCGGGTTCAAGAAATTTGTGCCACTGTTGGAGGACGTCGTCGTGCTCGAAGGTGCCGCTCACTTTGTCAATCAAGAAAGGCCAGATGAGATCAACGAGCATATACTTGCTTTCATCAAGCAGTTCTAA
- the LOC121807917 gene encoding lipoamide acyltransferase component of branched-chain alpha-keto acid dehydrogenase complex, mitochondrial-like, which translates to MICRQFHQKNPRSLSQWWRFVSSATAPPSRASSAAADSELVSWIRARDDIFKMPRTLFSSKNRCPESSWSIPIGISRCRFSTQTMADIPFNGVVDVPLAQTGEGIAECELLKWFVQEGEQVEEFQPLCEVQSDKATIEITSRYKGRVSKVLHVPGDIVKVGETLLKMVVDEDALFSQPSEILEVIKAQVPDVSKSDDAGPGLSKPRFGGVMSTPAVRNLAKQYGVSIEDVRGTGGEGRVLKEDVLAYAARGGVLSETSASADQSLEGEQSFLNISSTYGGEYEDQTIPLRGFQRAMVKAMTLAAKIPHFHYVDEINCNALVELKASFQRANSNAGVKYTFLPVLIKSLSMALSKYPMLNSCFSDESQEVTLKGSHNIGIAMATPHGLVVPNIKKVQSLSIFEITKELARLQELALANKLSSDDISRGTITLSNIGAIGGKFGSPLINAPEVSIIAIGRIQKVPQYDEEGNVYPASIMTVNIGSDHRVLDGATVAKFCNEWKQFIEKPELLMLHTR; encoded by the exons ATGATTTGTCGACAATTTCATCAAAAAAATCCGCGGAGTTTGAGCCAGTGGTGGCGATTTGTTTCCTCCGCCACCGCTCCGCCGTCGAGGGCCTCCAGCGCCGCCGCTGATTCGGAGCTGGTTTCTTGGATTCGAGCTCGAGATGACATTTTTAAGATGCCCAGAACATTGTTTTCATCGAAGAATCGTTGCCCAGAAAGTTCT TGGAGCATACCAATTGGGATTAGTAGGTGTAGATTTTCGACTCAAACAATGGCCGATATCCCCTTCAATGGTGTGGTAGATGTGCCTTTGGCGCAGACTGGTGAAGGAATTGCAGAATGCGAACTTCTTAAATGGTTCGTTCAGGAG GGTGAGCAAGTCGAAGAATTCCAACCACTTTGTGAGGTTCAAAGCGATAAAGCAACGATAGAGATCACAAGTCGTTACAAAGGAAGAGTTTCGAAGGTTCTTCATGTCCCCGGTGATATTGTTAAG GTCGGAGAAACTCTTTTGAAGATGGTTGTCGACGAAGATGCCCTGTTTAGTCAGCCTTCTGAAATATTGGAAGTTATCAAGGCACAAGTTCCCGACGTAAGTAAATCAGATGATGCTGGTCCAGGCCTCAGTAAACCAAGGTTTGGCGGTGTGATGTCCACGCCTGCTGTTCGTAATCTTGCAAAGCAATATGGTGTAAGTATTGAAGATGTTCGAGGAACCGGTGGAGAGGGGAGAGTGTTGAAAGAGGATGTCCTTGCTTATGCTGCTCGTGGAGGTGTTCTGAGTGAAACCTCAGCTTCTGCCGACCAAAGTCTTGAAGGAGAGCAGAGCTTCCTGAATATTTCTTCGACATATGGTGGGGAGTATGAAGACCAGACTATCCCTCTGAG GGGATTCCAGCGTGCTATGGTCAAAGCAATGACGTTAGCTGCGAAAATTCCACATTTCcattatgtggatgagataaaCTGCAATGCCCTCGTCGAGCTCAAAGCATCCTTCCAAAGAGCGAATTCTAATGCAGGCGTTAAGTACACTTTCCTTCCTGTTCTGATAAAGTCTCTTTCGATGGCATTGAGCAAATATCCCATGCTTAATAGTTGCTTTAGTGACGAATCGCAAGAGGTGACTCTCAAAG GATCCCACAACATTGGTATTGCGATGGCTACTCCACACGGTCTAGTAGTACCTAACATTAAGAAAGTTCAGTCTCTCTCCATCTTCGAG ATCACAAAGGAGCTGGCGCGGCTGCAAGAGTTGGCTCTGGCTAACAAGCTCAGTTCCGATGACATATCGCGTGGAACTATCACCTTAAGCAACATCGGTGCTATTGGAGGGAAATTCGGCTCACCCCTCATCAATGCACCCGAAGTTTCCATTATCGCCATTGGAAGAATCCAGAAAGTTCCACAGTATGACGAAGAAGGGAACGTGTATCCCGCCTCGATTATGACG GTAAACATAGGCTCTGATCACAGAGTTCTCGATGGTGCAACGGTCGCAAAGTTCTGCAATGAGTGGAAGCAATTCATCGAGAAACCCGAGCTCCTGATGCTTCACACAAGATGA